Below is a window of Chloroflexota bacterium DNA.
AATGGATTACCTCTCTGACCTCGGCTTTCCAGGCGAATATCCCTTCACCAGGGGGGTACAACCGACTATGTATCGGGGGAGACTCTGGACGATGCGTCAATACGCCGGTTATGGTACCGCCGAGGAGTCCAACCGGCGCTACCGCTATCTCCTCGAAGAGGGGCAAACAGGGCTTTCGGTAGCCTTCGACCTACCAACCCAGCTGGGCTATGATTCCAACCATCCCTTAGCTCTGGGTGAAGTAGGCAAGGTCGGCGTAGCCATCGACTCCCTAGAGGATATGGAGCGTCTTTTTGACCAGATCCCCCTTGATAAGGTCAGCACCTCGATGACGATCAATGCCACAGCAGCGATAATCCTCGGCATGTACATCGCCGTGGCTAAGCGCCGAAGCATCACCTCAGCGCAGCTTATGGGTACCATTCAAAATGACATCTTAAAAGAATACATCGCCAGGGGAACCTATATCTTTCCCCCGAAACCATCGTTGCGCCTGGTGACCGATCTGATCGCTTACTGTAGCGCCCACCTGCCCCGTTGGAACTCCATTTCCATTAGCGGCTATCATATTCGGGAGGCCGGGGCGACGGCCGTACAAGAGCTGGCCTTCACTCTGGCCAACGCCATCACCTACGTCGAAGCAGCCTTGGCGGTGGGACTGGACCTCGATGACTTTGGGCCGCGCCTCTCCTTCTTTTTTAACGCCCATAATGACCTCTTTGAAGAGGTGGCCAAGTTCAGGGCAGGGCGACGGCTTTGGGCGAAGATTATGCGCCATCGCTTTGGGGCTAAGGATCCCCGCTCCTGGATGCTCCGTTTCCACGCGCAGACAGCCGGCTCCACCCTGACGGCCCAACAGCCGGAGAACAACATCGTCCGTACCACCATCCAGGCCCTGGCGGCTGTATTGGGTGGAACACAGTCCTTACACACTAATTCCATGGACGAGGCTCTGGCCTTACCCTCAGAGAAGGCTGTGCGCATCGCCTTGCGCACCCAGCAAATCCTCGCCTACGAAAGTGGGGTGGCTGATACCATCGATCCTCTGGCTGGTAGTTATTACTTAGAGGCGTTGACCAACGAGATGGAGAGAAGGGCCCAGGAGTACCTGAGTCGAATCGAGGCCATGGGTGGCACTCTGGTGGCCCTCGAGAGGGGATTCTTCCAACGCGAGATTCAGGAAAGCGCCTATCGTTATCAGCAAGAGGTGGAAAGGGGACAGCGGACGGTAATCGGCGTCAACAAATTCGCCACTTGGAGGGGCGAGGTGACCTCGCCCCTACTATGGCAGACTGATCCTCAGATCGCATTAGAGGCGACAAGAAGGCTGGCCGATCTGCGCAGACGCCGCGACAACGAGCTGGTCAATTCTCTCCTAGGCGAGCTGCGGGAAACAGCCCGCGGCTCCGATAATCTGGTACCAGTGATCCTGCGTTGTGTGGAAAACCTCTGCACCCTGGGAGAGATATGCGACGTGCTACGTTCCGTTTTCGGTGAGTACAAAGAGACGTTGGTAATTTAGGCTGGGGTTTGGGGTATCCCCAAACCCTTATTCCCCCCTCTCCCGCCGGGGCGAGGGGAGGTCAAGGTAGGTGCAACCGCAAGGGTTGCCCCTACGGGGAGGGTCCTATCCGCCTTCGGCGGACGCCCTAACTATTCTCCTCCTTCTCCCGCAAGGCGGGAGAAGGAGGATACAGGAGGATGAGGGTATCTAAAATGATAAAGAGAGTCAATCATGTGGCTGTGGCCGTAAGGGATACCGAAGAGGCACTGCGGTTCTACAAAGAGGTCCTGGGACTGCAACCTTCTGAATCGAAGGCTGCGCCTGAGCAAGGTCTGAAGATTACGTTCCTCCCCATCGGGGATGGGGAGATCGAGTTCCTTGAGCCCATCAGTGAAACGAGTACGGTGGCCAAGTTCCTGGAGAAGAGGGGTGAAGGGCTTCACCATATTTGCCTTGAGGTGGATGATATCGAAGCAACCCTGCACTCCTTAAGCGAACGTGGCGTACCGTTAGTAGACACGATACCCCGCGTCGGTGCGCATGGCACAAGGATCGCCTTCATCCATCCGGAGGCAGCCCATGGCATCCTCATCGAGCTCAGCGAAACGAAATGAGCTTAGACAAGGGACCAACCTGGGACTAGTGCATGTTTATACCGGCGATGGCAAGGGCAAGACTACGGCGGCCCTCGGTTTGGCCCTCCGCGCTGTCGGCCAGGGTCTACGGGTGCACATCGTTCAATTCCTGAAAGGCGTCGCCTACGGTGAGGTCAAGTCTCTAGCCCGGTTACCTAACATCAGCCTGGTACAGTTTGGCTCCGCTGAATGGGTGCATCCGGAAAGGATCACTGTGAAGGATCGACGGCTGGCTTTGGGCGGACTAGAACACGCCCGAGAAGCCATTCACAGTGGATACTATGACCTGGTTATCCTTGATGAGATCAATATCGCTGTGGCATGGAACCTCTTGCCCCTGGAAGCAGTGCTGGACCTGATCCGTGCCAGACCGAAAGGCGTCGAACTGGTTCTGACCGGGCGTCAGGCACCACCCGAGGTCATCGAACTAGCTGATCT
It encodes the following:
- a CDS encoding methylmalonyl-CoA mutase family protein; amino-acid sequence: MSTPADLAAKERGRWEKETVGPTVQRCPERQEHFATSSQIPIQRLYGPDDTAQMDYLSDLGFPGEYPFTRGVQPTMYRGRLWTMRQYAGYGTAEESNRRYRYLLEEGQTGLSVAFDLPTQLGYDSNHPLALGEVGKVGVAIDSLEDMERLFDQIPLDKVSTSMTINATAAIILGMYIAVAKRRSITSAQLMGTIQNDILKEYIARGTYIFPPKPSLRLVTDLIAYCSAHLPRWNSISISGYHIREAGATAVQELAFTLANAITYVEAALAVGLDLDDFGPRLSFFFNAHNDLFEEVAKFRAGRRLWAKIMRHRFGAKDPRSWMLRFHAQTAGSTLTAQQPENNIVRTTIQALAAVLGGTQSLHTNSMDEALALPSEKAVRIALRTQQILAYESGVADTIDPLAGSYYLEALTNEMERRAQEYLSRIEAMGGTLVALERGFFQREIQESAYRYQQEVERGQRTVIGVNKFATWRGEVTSPLLWQTDPQIALEATRRLADLRRRRDNELVNSLLGELRETARGSDNLVPVILRCVENLCTLGEICDVLRSVFGEYKETLVI
- the mce gene encoding methylmalonyl-CoA epimerase; translated protein: MRVSKMIKRVNHVAVAVRDTEEALRFYKEVLGLQPSESKAAPEQGLKITFLPIGDGEIEFLEPISETSTVAKFLEKRGEGLHHICLEVDDIEATLHSLSERGVPLVDTIPRVGAHGTRIAFIHPEAAHGILIELSETK
- the cobO gene encoding cob(I)yrinic acid a,c-diamide adenosyltransferase yields the protein MASSSSSAKRNELRQGTNLGLVHVYTGDGKGKTTAALGLALRAVGQGLRVHIVQFLKGVAYGEVKSLARLPNISLVQFGSAEWVHPERITVKDRRLALGGLEHAREAIHSGYYDLVILDEINIAVAWNLLPLEAVLDLIRARPKGVELVLTGRQAPPEVIELADLVTEMKEIKHPFGRGVMARRGIEF